ggaaaagacagcatggaaagccttccagttagtggcaataaattttctcagaaacaagaaggcagaaaactacaggttgttggtggaaaacctcctcaaggcatacaaaagccttggttacaacatgtcactaaagatacattttttgcactctcatctacaTTACActccactgggagccgcgatcggccaaacctgcagatgcggcaggtaaacaatctggctcggcccaccaggggctttccctgcacaagcggagGAACAAGTTCGGGAACCACtgatgtaaagcaaccataaacacatgaaaagacctaggtttacaatttatgattaaaactctactatctacacaatatacatagacataaaatgtaaaaacgtaaatatcttagaaacagtagccaatcagttgttttaattgtcatatttgaattcagcacatcaaaatacataataaatagcacattttatctctgaagcagatgacttctcaaaaattgtagaccagtgtaattctgATGTTAATGAACCCTTGATAAATAACATCCAGATGATTATTCTGACAAGTTTCAAGCTTTCTTGGTAGAGAACACACACAACGTAAGAAGATCAGAATCAGTTTGGCAAACTCTCTTTTAGAGCGTTACTGTGCAATTATATTAGCCCACACATAGTAAAATTTGAACAATACGTTGGACAATAAACAGAAAAGCTCCCTAGACAATGAAATATTTCTCAACATTTCTAAATGTTACATCCAACTAATTTTCATACCAGTAGAAACAAACATATACAAGCAAGGAATTGATGCAAATGGAGTGAAATAAGCACTCACCTCTCTCACcgattctttctcctcctttagCTGAGAGTTAATCTGAGAGTCAAAAACGGACCCTCCTGCAACGCTGGGGTCAGCGGGTAGAGACGGTACCAGCGGCCTGAGAAATTTAAATTCGCTGGTGCCAGACCCAGTTGTCAAGCAAACCTCATAACAATAAGATTGAGGCAGAGTCCCAGTGCCGCTCGTCTCCGCAGGATTTGTGGGGAAGTTGGGGTCACAATAAAAGTTCCTGGACGATGAAATATACTGCTCTCGGCACTGCCTTGTCTTGTACAGCCGGATGGCGACAATTGTTACCACAGAAACCAGAAAAAGGAATGAAATGAAAGACAAAGAAATGACTAGATACAGGGTTAATGtgtcctgctgctcctcctcttctggTACATCCAGTAACTGCATGTAGGCGTCTGAAAACCCATCCACCAGAAGCACATTAAGCGTCGAGGTGGTGGATCTGGGCGGCTCTCCGTTGTCTCTAACCAGGACGATAAGTTTCTGTTTAACAGAGTCTGGGCTCGTTATAGGCCTGCTGGTTTTTACTTCCCCGGTTTGGAGCCCCACAGCGAAGAGACTTGGGTCTGTGGCCTTGAGCAGCTGGTAGGAAAGCCAAGAATTCTGACCGGAATCTCCATCCACAGCCACCACCTTCGTCACCAGGTAACCCGCCTCCGCCGATCTAGGAACCAGGTCATTAGCTGGGGAGCTGCTGTTCTGCAGAGGGTATAAAATGAAGGGGGCGTTGTCATTTTCATCAATTATCACAACGCGGACAATGACTTCAGAGCTCAGTGGAGGGGACCCGCCATCTGCAGCTCTCACTGTAACCTGGAAATCCCTCGTTTGCTCATAATCCAGAGACTGCAGAGCATACACGTTCCCGTTCTCGGAGTTTatggagatggaggaggagaaggggaggtcACCGATGTTGCCAGGCAATGCCGAATACGTCACTTTGGCATTCTGCTCTGTGTCTAGGTCAGCAGCATGGACAGTTCCAATCAGCAGGCCCGGGTGGTTGTTCTCCTTCAGGTACATGACGTACGAACTTTCATTAAATACAGGGGGGTTGTCATTAATATCCGATAGCTGAACTCGGATGATCCTCACTGAGGTGAGCCTCGGAGTCCCCCGGTCTGTGGCTGTGATGGTTATGTTATACTCAGGCACTTTCTCTCGGTCCAGGGGCTTTTGTGTAACAAGCTCGTAATAATCCTTCACAGTCGATTTCAAAGCAAAAGGGACATTGTCCTGAATGGAGCAGAGCGTTCTGCCATTGTCCCCGGAGTCTCGGTCTCTCACACTGAACAGGGCCACCACTGTCTCAGGGGAGGAATCCTCAGGTACGGTGCCGGTGAGGGATGTCAGCGTCACTTCCGGAGCGTTGTCATTCATGTCCTCGATATGCACCAGGACCTTGCAGTGCGAAGAAAACCCCCCGCCATCCGTGGCCTGAACTTCTATCTCATACATTGCTGCGTCTTCAAAATCAATTATCCCCAAAACAGTGATTTCGCCAGTGAACTGATTTAGCTGAAATAACTGGAGAACTCTGTCAGGGACCTGCCCGAATGAATAGGTGATTTCTGCATTTGAACCTTGATCCAAATCACTGGCTTCAACCTTAATGACCAAAGTGTCTCGCGGACTATTTTCCATTAACTGCACCTTGTACACCGAATGACTAAACTGCGGGAAGTTATCGTTGTTGTCCAGCACATTAACGCGTATTTGAGCTGTGCCGGTTCTTTGTGGCAGGCCCCCATCGGCAGCTGTGAGAATCAGCATCAACTCCGCCTGCTCCTCCCGATCCAATTGTTTCTCTAATACCAGCTCCGCGTATTTACTGCCGTCCCCCCGGGAATGCATATCCAGACTGAAGTGCTCATTAGAGCTGATTGCGTAAATCTGAATGCCGTTTGTCCCTATGTCTGAATCTTGGGCCCTTTCCAAGGGGAAGCGGGTGTTTATGGGGATCTGTTCAGGTATTTTTAAAACGAATTCATTTTTAGAGAATTTAGGGTTATTGTCATTCACATCATCTATCTGCACCTCCATTCTGTACAGctgcagtggattttccaacacAATTTCGAATTGCAGCAAACACGGATCTCTCTGCCCGCACAGATCTTCACGGTCTATTTTCTCCTTTATTATCACATCCCCGGAGCCTGTGTTCAGCTCAAAATATTGCTTGGTGCTTTTAGAACTCAGCCGGGCACTGCGACCAGACAATTTCCCTATATCCAGTTTCAAATCCTTTGCAATATTAGCAACTAGTGACCCGCTTTTCTTCTCTTCAGGCACAGAATAGCGGATCGTCTCACACGCCCCCAGGGACACACataaacagagaaagaaagacagaacTTGCCTTTTCCTGGAGCGATTCTCCATTCCGCCAGCCATTCCCGGGTCAGATCTGAAACACGGGCCTCTCTGCAAAGCTGCTGCAGCCATTCATATGTTGTGCTAGAGGGGAAACGAATTGTCCTCCAATATTGATTTTATGTGTAATTATTCAGCCGCCCTTTCCCTGTAATCCTTTGTCACCCGTTCCCGGCGCAGACCCGTTGCCGTCTGGATTCAGATGTCTGAGTGCAGCTTCCACTGTGTGTCGACGGAGTCCAAAAAGCTGCATTTTCAGCACCGTCTTTGCTAATATCGCCACCTTGTGGCTCAGCTAAAATAAGACATCCCATgatgtttacattttaaacttCCTCTGTGCAGTTATTAACTGCATAGCAAAGATTTCTCTATTAAGTACAAATTGTGGTTATAACATTTTACAGTGAAAACTGTGAAATATTAAGGCAGATTATTACCGATTAGAGGAGATAGAGACTTGCAAAATAATATAATAGTCAATTGAATTGTGATCCTTCCACACCACAGTTTCTTCTCTCACATGACAATACTTTTATTCTTCACAGCTAACTAAGTGAACAAGTTTACTGCAAGTCTATCACACGTCCCATCGCTTCTCTTTCGTCTACAAAGTTACAATATTTTGGGAATCCCTAAATCTATTATTCCCTTTTCTATTACGGTGTCCTAGACTCTAGGACACCGTAATAGAAAATACTCTAGGACCTAGAGTAAATCTAGGATCGACCCAGTGATTAAGAACGCATCATATAGGTAATTGTGGGAAAGGGATCTCGTCTTGGCAGCTACACAGTTATTCGACAAAATGGGTCTCCCATTGCAATTGGAAGAAGCAAACCTACCTTTCTCCTGATTTTTTTATCTTATATATTTTATGGCAATACAGGCCataacaaaaacaagaaaaataaaattgaagccaTAGAGAAGTAATGTATATATTTAATATCCCATCACATTCCTCTTGCGTAGTTATGTCACCGGATTGCATTATGTGCATCTGAAAATCCTCCACTAGCAGTATATTTAGCATCGCAGTAGCGGATTGGGGAGGTGTCCATTGTCTTTAATAATATTTAGCTTTTGCGTAAAGGAGTCATGCTCCGTAAATGGGATCGTGGTTTCTCTTCCCCATTTTGGAGTCCGACAGTGAATAAATCTGCATCAGCGTCCTTCAGCAGTTGGTAGGAAAGACAAGAATTCTGAGCAGAATCTCAATCTAGAGCCACCAATTTGCCTTCCTTGCTCTGCGAACCGTGTCATTAAATGGGGAAGGTGCTGTTCTGAAGAAGGCATAAAATGAAAGGGGCACTGTCATTTTAATCAAATAACT
Above is a window of Emys orbicularis isolate rEmyOrb1 chromosome 8, rEmyOrb1.hap1, whole genome shotgun sequence DNA encoding:
- the LOC135883065 gene encoding protocadherin beta-16-like produces the protein MAAAALQRGPCFRSDPGMAGGMENRSRKRQVLSFFLCLCVSLGACETIRYSVPEEKKSGSLVANIAKDLKLDIGKLSGRSARLSSKSTKQYFELNTGSGDVIIKEKIDREDLCGQRDPCLLQFEIVLENPLQLYRMEVQIDDVNDNNPKFSKNEFVLKIPEQIPINTRFPLERAQDSDIGTNGIQIYAISSNEHFSLDMHSRGDGSKYAELVLEKQLDREEQAELMLILTAADGGLPQRTGTAQIRVNVLDNNDNFPQFSHSVYKVQLMENSPRDTLVIKVEASDLDQGSNAEITYSFGQVPDRVLQLFQLNQFTGEITVLGIIDFEDAAMYEIEVQATDGGGFSSHCKVLVHIEDMNDNAPEVTLTSLTGTVPEDSSPETVVALFSVRDRDSGDNGRTLCSIQDNVPFALKSTVKDYYELVTQKPLDREKVPEYNITITATDRGTPRLTSVRIIRVQLSDINDNPPVFNESSYVMYLKENNHPGLLIGTVHAADLDTEQNAKVTYSALPGNIGDLPFSSSISINSENGNVYALQSLDYEQTRDFQVTVRAADGGSPPLSSEVIVRVVIIDENDNAPFILYPLQNSSSPANDLVPRSAEAGYLVTKVVAVDGDSGQNSWLSYQLLKATDPSLFAVGLQTGEVKTSRPITSPDSVKQKLIVLVRDNGEPPRSTTSTLNVLLVDGFSDAYMQLLDVPEEEEQQDTLTLYLVISLSFISFLFLVSVVTIVAIRLYKTRQCREQYISSSRNFYCDPNFPTNPAETSGTGTLPQSYCYEVCLTTGSGTSEFKFLRPLVPSLPADPSVAGGSVFDSQINSQLKEEKESVREGRASVSEDSIPRSSGAGCIVNKVIGINENCGQNGWLSYQ